The following proteins come from a genomic window of Vibrio vulnificus NBRC 15645 = ATCC 27562:
- a CDS encoding transporter substrate-binding domain-containing protein, producing the protein MIRFWNGNKSPTRQQHELDVLLALRSTLQAYWPMVEDTTPYPNAKDEGAVFEKGADLLTTVAGNQKFAPGQFLEVSHALCGGVLGCRVLVIRAADTTHFADVTETQLKAMIAGIPATWADADLLRHNGYRVLEKGSLDEMFLLLQEGLCDFIPLGINEAKSLLDASPNASDKLTVEPSIMIYYPLPVVFYLAPQHSELKEIIEMSLNELEQQGKLQSLYNKHYAQSVQKMDPQARRVFELFNPNLGHAWQAFQPRYL; encoded by the coding sequence ATGATTCGATTCTGGAATGGCAACAAATCTCCGACTCGTCAGCAACATGAGTTAGACGTGCTATTGGCGCTGCGTTCTACATTGCAGGCATATTGGCCCATGGTTGAAGACACCACGCCATACCCAAATGCCAAGGATGAGGGAGCCGTGTTCGAAAAGGGGGCGGATTTGCTCACCACCGTAGCGGGCAATCAAAAATTTGCTCCTGGGCAGTTTCTTGAAGTGAGCCACGCGCTGTGTGGCGGTGTTCTTGGTTGCCGAGTTCTGGTGATTCGAGCCGCCGACACAACCCACTTTGCGGATGTAACGGAAACTCAGCTCAAAGCCATGATTGCGGGTATTCCCGCCACTTGGGCCGACGCCGACCTGCTAAGGCACAATGGCTATCGCGTGCTGGAGAAAGGCTCTCTGGATGAGATGTTTCTGCTATTGCAAGAAGGCTTGTGCGACTTTATTCCCCTTGGAATCAACGAAGCAAAAAGCCTACTGGATGCTTCACCCAACGCCAGTGATAAGCTGACGGTCGAGCCTAGCATAATGATCTACTACCCTTTGCCAGTGGTCTTCTACCTTGCCCCCCAGCATTCAGAGTTAAAAGAAATCATCGAAATGTCGCTGAATGAACTTGAACAGCAAGGAAAACTGCAAAGTTTGTACAACAAGCATTACGCGCAGTCGGTACAAAAGATGGATCCTCAAGCGCGCCGCGTCTTTGAGTTATTCAACCCAAATCTTGGGCACGCTTGGCAAGCGTTTCAGCCCCGTTATCTGTGA
- a CDS encoding LacI family DNA-binding transcriptional regulator → MNTQKKKKRAPSIYDVAKLADVSPSTVSRFLNRTTYVADDKSDRIEKAIKSLNYKPNYLMNRDKNTRSMTIGVLVQHPESPYTSRILNDMEKVLNEQGYSLVIATGHWQRSLETHALEYLAKSHVDGVIIVTGSLSEEQILAYAERIPVIAVGYQVSGPNVRSVNVDNVLAGYMATLHLLQQGHVNIAHIKGLLNQPDAVARFVGYKKALKEAGIKVQSPLIKQGDFSSETGYEKTVELIQSRSYFSAIFAANDQTAYGAIKALHDHGLRVPQDVSVIGFDDLPVSQYFTPALTTMRQPIEEIGEISARSILNLLNGDRQVQRLPPIELVVRESTQSKFR, encoded by the coding sequence ATGAATACCCAAAAAAAGAAAAAAAGAGCCCCTTCGATCTACGACGTTGCCAAGCTGGCTGATGTGTCGCCTAGCACCGTTTCCCGTTTTCTTAATCGCACTACTTATGTTGCCGATGACAAAAGTGACCGGATAGAAAAAGCGATCAAATCCCTCAATTACAAACCCAACTATCTGATGAATCGAGATAAAAACACCCGCTCGATGACCATCGGTGTGTTGGTTCAGCATCCAGAAAGCCCATACACCAGTCGTATTCTCAATGACATGGAAAAAGTGCTCAATGAGCAAGGTTACTCGTTAGTGATTGCGACTGGGCATTGGCAGCGCAGCTTAGAAACCCACGCTTTGGAGTATTTGGCCAAAAGCCATGTGGATGGTGTCATCATTGTCACGGGCAGCTTGAGTGAAGAGCAGATTTTGGCGTACGCAGAGCGCATTCCGGTGATTGCCGTGGGCTATCAGGTTTCGGGGCCCAATGTACGCAGTGTGAATGTCGACAATGTGCTGGCGGGGTATATGGCCACGCTCCATTTGCTTCAGCAAGGGCACGTTAACATTGCCCATATTAAAGGCTTACTCAACCAGCCTGATGCCGTTGCCCGCTTTGTCGGTTACAAAAAAGCGTTGAAAGAAGCCGGGATTAAAGTGCAATCGCCGCTGATCAAACAAGGGGATTTCAGTAGTGAAACGGGCTATGAAAAAACCGTTGAACTGATTCAGTCTCGCAGCTACTTCTCGGCGATTTTTGCTGCCAATGATCAAACCGCTTACGGGGCGATCAAAGCGCTGCACGACCATGGTTTGCGCGTACCGCAAGATGTGTCTGTGATTGGCTTTGATGATCTGCCCGTCTCACAGTATTTCACTCCAGCACTCACCACCATGAGACAGCCGATAGAAGAGATTGGTGAGATCAGTGCGCGCAGCATATTGAATTTGCTCAATGGTGATCGCCAAGTACAGCGTTTACCTCCCATTGAGCTGGTGGTGCGTGAGTCCACGCAATCTAAGTTTCGCTGA
- a CDS encoding ABC transporter ATP-binding protein, with amino-acid sequence MARVEFRDIKKSYDDVEVVKHFDFTVEDGEFVVFLGPSGCGKSTTLRMLAGLESITSGEIYVGDKLMNKIDAKDRDLAMVFQSYALYPHMTVYENIAFALKLKGMAKAQIDVEVRKAAKMLELEALLERKPKELSGGQRQRVAMGRAMVRTPKVFLFDEPLSNLDAKLRGTMREEIKQLHRELKTTTIYVTHDQIEAMTLADRIVILKDGYVAQVGTPTEVFKRPANKFVAQFIGNPSMNMLDAKLIGEEGDWNIQLGEISIPLPERFHVHASKNLALHFGIRPTDIHLRAEQVAHERVLPIDVAIKDKELLGASILLKTEVAGQPLMVETQAAEVDVNHITLYLDLDAIHLFDSLSEKSLATFA; translated from the coding sequence ATGGCACGAGTTGAATTTCGCGATATCAAAAAATCGTACGACGATGTGGAAGTGGTCAAACACTTTGATTTCACTGTGGAAGATGGTGAGTTTGTGGTGTTTTTAGGCCCCTCGGGCTGTGGAAAATCCACCACATTGCGCATGCTCGCGGGCTTAGAAAGCATCACCTCGGGAGAGATTTACGTTGGCGACAAACTGATGAACAAGATCGACGCCAAAGATCGCGATTTGGCGATGGTATTCCAGAGTTACGCGCTCTACCCACACATGACGGTGTATGAAAACATCGCCTTTGCCCTCAAACTGAAAGGCATGGCAAAAGCACAAATCGACGTTGAAGTACGCAAAGCGGCCAAAATGTTGGAACTGGAAGCGCTGTTAGAACGTAAACCCAAAGAGCTTTCCGGTGGTCAGCGTCAGCGTGTGGCGATGGGTCGCGCCATGGTGCGCACCCCTAAAGTTTTCCTCTTCGATGAGCCGTTATCGAACTTGGATGCCAAACTGCGTGGCACCATGCGAGAAGAGATCAAACAACTGCATCGAGAACTGAAAACCACCACCATTTATGTTACTCACGACCAAATCGAAGCGATGACGCTGGCTGATCGTATTGTGATCCTCAAAGATGGCTATGTGGCGCAAGTGGGCACGCCAACGGAGGTGTTTAAACGCCCAGCCAACAAATTCGTGGCGCAGTTTATCGGCAATCCATCGATGAATATGCTTGATGCCAAGCTCATTGGTGAAGAAGGCGACTGGAACATCCAATTGGGTGAGATCTCCATTCCGCTGCCAGAGCGTTTTCATGTGCATGCCTCGAAAAACTTGGCGCTGCATTTTGGCATTCGCCCAACGGACATTCATTTGCGAGCCGAGCAAGTGGCGCACGAGCGCGTGTTGCCAATTGACGTAGCGATCAAAGACAAAGAGCTGCTCGGCGCGAGCATCTTGCTCAAAACCGAAGTGGCTGGGCAACCTTTGATGGTGGAGACCCAAGCAGCGGAAGTGGATGTTAACCACATCACTTTGTACCTCGATTTGGATGCCATTCATCTGTTTGATTCGCTGAGTGAGAAATCGCTCGCCACTTTTGCTTAA
- a CDS encoding GH1 family beta-glucosidase, translating to MNKYQLPQDSQLRQADFLFGVATSSYQIEGGAQLGGRTPSIWDTFCNQPGAVDNMDNGDVACDHFHLWQQDIELIQGLGVDAYRLSMAWPRILPHDGQINQDGLKFYERIIDECHARGLKVFVTLYHWDLPQYLEDKGGWLNRETAYKFAEYAEVVSGYFGNKIDSYATLNEPFCSAYLGYRWGMHAPGKKGEREGFLSAHHLMLAHGLAMPIMRKNAPQSMHGCVFNATPAYPYSEQDVAAAQYSDAEGFHWFIDPVLKGEYPQSVLERQAHNMPMILDGDLDIIRGDLDFIGINFYTRCVVRFDANGALESIPQPDAEHTYIGWEIYPQALTDLLLRLKQRYPNLPPVYITENGAAGEDTCINGEVNDEQRVRYFQSHLLALDEAIRAGVNVQGYFAWSLMDNFEWAYGYKQRFGIVHVDYATQKRTLKQSAIAYRNTLLARAEEKQ from the coding sequence ATGAATAAATACCAATTACCCCAAGATTCTCAATTACGTCAGGCGGATTTTCTGTTTGGTGTCGCCACATCGTCGTATCAAATCGAGGGCGGCGCACAACTGGGTGGGCGCACCCCATCGATTTGGGATACCTTCTGCAACCAACCCGGCGCGGTGGACAACATGGACAATGGCGATGTGGCGTGTGACCACTTCCATTTGTGGCAACAAGATATCGAACTGATCCAAGGTTTAGGCGTGGATGCGTATCGCCTTTCCATGGCGTGGCCACGCATCTTGCCGCACGATGGCCAAATTAACCAAGACGGGCTCAAATTTTACGAGCGCATTATTGATGAATGCCACGCGCGCGGCTTAAAAGTGTTTGTCACGCTCTATCACTGGGATTTACCGCAATATCTTGAAGACAAAGGTGGTTGGCTCAATCGTGAAACCGCCTACAAATTTGCCGAATACGCAGAGGTAGTGAGTGGTTACTTCGGCAACAAAATCGACTCGTACGCGACTTTAAACGAACCGTTTTGTTCGGCCTATTTGGGCTACCGTTGGGGTATGCATGCTCCGGGCAAGAAGGGCGAGCGTGAAGGCTTTTTGTCGGCGCACCATTTGATGTTGGCGCACGGTTTGGCGATGCCAATCATGCGTAAGAACGCCCCACAATCGATGCATGGTTGCGTGTTCAATGCCACACCGGCCTACCCGTATAGCGAGCAGGATGTCGCCGCGGCCCAATACAGTGATGCCGAGGGTTTCCACTGGTTTATTGACCCAGTGCTGAAAGGGGAATACCCGCAAAGCGTGTTAGAGCGCCAAGCGCACAACATGCCGATGATTTTAGACGGTGACCTCGACATCATCCGTGGCGATCTCGATTTTATCGGCATCAACTTCTACACCCGCTGCGTGGTACGTTTTGATGCCAATGGCGCGCTAGAAAGCATTCCTCAGCCAGATGCAGAGCACACGTACATTGGCTGGGAAATTTACCCACAAGCGCTGACCGATTTATTGCTGCGCTTAAAACAGCGCTATCCGAACTTACCGCCGGTTTACATTACCGAGAATGGTGCAGCCGGCGAGGATACGTGTATCAACGGTGAAGTGAATGATGAACAGCGCGTGCGCTATTTCCAAAGCCACTTATTGGCCTTGGATGAAGCCATTCGCGCCGGGGTTAATGTGCAAGGGTATTTTGCTTGGAGCTTGATGGACAACTTCGAGTGGGCCTACGGTTATAAACAGCGCTTTGGCATTGTGCATGTGGATTACGCCACGCAAAAACGGACCTTAAAACAGAGCGCGATCGCGTATCGCAATACGCTGCTGGCGCGTGCAGAGGAGAAGCAATAA
- a CDS encoding carbohydrate ABC transporter permease, with the protein MSTKHNALLPWKPSEQALALLTKSLMVLLAVVLIVSAIMTVFPFLWSALLSTRDRTEIFGTGISFAIGDSLAVNYAKLLEIMPFWQAMFNSIYIAFLGTTISLLFCSMGGYAFAVYQFKGKNFLFGMLVGSMMIPPVLSLIPYFMIVKFLGLLDNHMAVWLPFTTTPFGIFLMRQHVVASIPKELLEAAKLDGAGEFRTYWSVVLPLMKPALATLAIVQFVFFWNSFMNPLVVLTTPENYVITQALRSVQGIPNTPWGAVMLGTTISILPLVITYLFASKQMISGLTSGAVKG; encoded by the coding sequence ATGTCGACCAAACACAACGCGTTATTGCCGTGGAAACCAAGTGAGCAAGCCTTGGCACTGCTGACAAAAAGCCTGATGGTCTTGCTGGCGGTGGTGCTGATTGTCTCTGCCATCATGACGGTGTTTCCATTCTTGTGGTCGGCGCTGCTGTCCACACGAGATCGTACAGAAATTTTTGGTACGGGGATCAGCTTTGCCATTGGCGATAGCTTGGCAGTGAACTACGCCAAACTGTTGGAAATCATGCCGTTTTGGCAGGCGATGTTTAACTCCATTTACATTGCCTTCCTTGGCACCACCATCTCACTGCTGTTTTGCAGCATGGGTGGCTACGCTTTTGCCGTTTACCAGTTCAAGGGTAAGAATTTTCTTTTTGGCATGCTGGTGGGCTCAATGATGATCCCCCCCGTATTGAGCCTCATTCCCTACTTTATGATCGTCAAATTCCTCGGTTTGCTCGATAACCACATGGCAGTTTGGCTGCCCTTTACCACCACGCCATTCGGGATTTTCTTGATGCGTCAGCACGTGGTGGCATCGATTCCCAAAGAGCTACTCGAAGCGGCGAAACTCGATGGTGCTGGAGAATTTCGCACCTATTGGAGCGTGGTACTGCCGCTGATGAAACCAGCACTGGCGACCTTGGCGATTGTTCAGTTTGTCTTTTTCTGGAACAGCTTCATGAACCCGCTGGTGGTGCTGACCACGCCAGAGAATTACGTCATTACTCAAGCGCTGCGAAGTGTGCAAGGCATTCCCAATACGCCTTGGGGCGCGGTGATGCTGGGCACTACCATCTCCATTCTACCGTTAGTGATTACTTACTTATTTGCCTCGAAACAGATGATCAGCGGCCTTACCTCCGGCGCAGTCAAAGGCTAA
- a CDS encoding carbohydrate ABC transporter permease encodes MNHAASKVMETSQRKSFFSRLNLKALTPYGFLLPFLIIFSVFGVFPLLFSIFLSFHEWNPVEGLGAMNYVGLENYHIALTDPWLWRSLKNTLWLAITSGVAQHLVALPVAYILVSMSDRLRHWLTSAYFLPFITSTVAASLIFFNMYSPNSGIINQSLMALADSSLLGWAFSWVNDYQPVRWLDDASMVKPSIAIMVFWKYTGFNIVLYTTGLMTIPKEILEAARMDGANAWRRFWSISLPMIRPFVFFAVTMTIIGNLQLFEEPFVLTRGTGGTGQSGLTISMYLYKVGWEWLEMGTASAISWLLFILIAGCTAVQFFFFGKKGLGEQ; translated from the coding sequence ATGAATCATGCAGCGAGCAAGGTTATGGAAACATCACAGCGTAAGAGCTTTTTTTCTCGTCTCAATTTGAAAGCGCTTACACCGTATGGATTTTTGCTGCCGTTTTTGATTATTTTTTCTGTGTTCGGGGTCTTCCCGTTACTGTTTTCTATTTTTCTCTCCTTTCATGAGTGGAACCCCGTGGAAGGACTGGGGGCGATGAACTATGTGGGGCTTGAGAACTACCACATCGCCTTGACTGACCCTTGGTTGTGGCGCTCACTCAAAAATACCTTGTGGCTGGCCATTACCTCAGGCGTGGCGCAACACCTTGTGGCGTTACCTGTGGCTTACATCTTGGTGTCGATGAGCGACCGCCTGCGTCATTGGCTGACATCGGCTTATTTCTTACCGTTCATTACTTCAACCGTTGCCGCGTCGCTGATCTTCTTCAACATGTATTCGCCGAACTCGGGGATCATCAACCAAAGCTTGATGGCATTGGCAGACAGTTCACTACTGGGTTGGGCCTTCTCTTGGGTGAACGACTATCAACCAGTTCGCTGGCTCGATGACGCCAGTATGGTCAAGCCGTCCATCGCCATTATGGTGTTTTGGAAATACACCGGTTTCAACATCGTGCTCTACACCACCGGCCTCATGACCATACCGAAAGAGATTTTGGAAGCAGCGCGCATGGATGGTGCCAATGCGTGGCGTCGTTTCTGGAGCATTTCATTGCCAATGATTCGCCCGTTTGTTTTCTTCGCCGTCACCATGACCATCATCGGCAACTTGCAGCTGTTTGAAGAGCCGTTTGTGCTGACGCGCGGTACCGGAGGCACGGGCCAGTCTGGCTTAACCATCTCGATGTACTTGTACAAAGTGGGGTGGGAATGGCTGGAAATGGGCACGGCGTCTGCGATTTCGTGGCTACTGTTTATTTTGATTGCGGGCTGTACCGCAGTGCAATTTTTCTTCTTTGGTAAGAAAGGGTTAGGGGAGCAATAA
- a CDS encoding extracellular solute-binding protein encodes MKLTSLTLACSVALGLAATVNAAEQKIRFDGFPDFDSSLKVLLPEFEQETGIKVDYLMNNHGDHHTKLTTNLATGSGAGDVIVVDVEKIGPFVASGGLVNLSQQYGADKYQERFAPYAWAQGKGADGNMYGIPVDLGPGVMYYRSDIFAKAGIDVKEAIKDWDSYIAAGEKLKQQNVQLIASAADVAQAIIFTTVPEGEGLYFDKEGNPVVTSERFVHAFEVAKTIRDKGLDGRILAWSNEWYEGFRNGTFATQLSGAWLLGHLNNWIAPETAGKWGVSHLPDGIYGSWGGSFLSIPTQSKHQDEAWKLIEYMTTRRDIQLQHFATIAAFPANTTTYDDPMFQEEIAFLGGQKARLLFADVAKNIKPVAPAKGDHVARSIILENALMEVLDEGKDIKTALKEAERLIKRRTRNM; translated from the coding sequence ATGAAACTGACATCATTGACGCTTGCTTGCAGTGTGGCTCTGGGACTCGCCGCCACGGTGAATGCCGCAGAACAGAAAATTCGCTTCGATGGCTTTCCCGATTTCGACAGCAGCTTAAAAGTGCTGCTGCCGGAATTTGAGCAAGAAACGGGCATCAAAGTGGACTATTTGATGAATAACCACGGCGATCACCACACCAAGTTGACCACCAACCTCGCCACCGGTTCAGGTGCCGGGGATGTGATTGTGGTGGATGTTGAGAAGATTGGTCCATTTGTCGCCTCGGGTGGGTTGGTTAACCTTTCGCAGCAATATGGCGCCGATAAATATCAAGAACGCTTTGCGCCGTATGCATGGGCGCAAGGCAAAGGGGCCGATGGCAATATGTATGGTATTCCTGTCGACCTTGGCCCGGGGGTGATGTACTACCGCAGCGACATCTTTGCCAAAGCGGGCATTGATGTAAAAGAAGCGATCAAAGATTGGGATTCTTACATCGCGGCGGGTGAAAAACTCAAGCAACAAAACGTGCAGTTGATTGCCTCTGCGGCGGACGTGGCTCAAGCGATCATTTTCACCACCGTACCAGAAGGAGAAGGGCTCTACTTTGATAAAGAGGGCAACCCAGTCGTCACCTCAGAACGCTTTGTTCACGCTTTTGAAGTGGCGAAAACCATTCGCGACAAAGGGTTAGATGGCCGTATTTTGGCGTGGTCAAACGAATGGTATGAAGGCTTCCGCAACGGCACTTTTGCTACCCAACTTTCTGGTGCATGGCTACTGGGCCACCTCAATAACTGGATTGCGCCAGAAACCGCCGGAAAATGGGGTGTCTCTCACTTGCCTGATGGCATTTACGGCAGTTGGGGTGGTTCGTTCCTCTCGATTCCAACCCAATCGAAACATCAGGATGAAGCATGGAAGCTGATCGAGTACATGACGACGCGTCGTGATATTCAGTTGCAGCATTTCGCCACCATTGCGGCGTTCCCTGCCAACACCACCACTTACGATGATCCTATGTTTCAAGAAGAGATTGCCTTCTTAGGCGGCCAGAAAGCGCGCTTGTTGTTTGCCGATGTGGCAAAAAACATCAAGCCGGTTGCGCCAGCGAAGGGCGATCACGTTGCACGGTCTATCATTTTAGAAAACGCTTTGATGGAAGTGTTGGACGAAGGCAAAGACATCAAAACCGCACTCAAAGAAGCGGAACGTCTGATTAAGCGCCGTACACGCAATATGTAA
- a CDS encoding LacI family DNA-binding transcriptional regulator, which translates to MATIKDVSEYAGVSQATVSRVVNGSCRVSHDKKLRVEKAIQVLGYRPNAIAQALASSRTGSIGIIVPELGGPFYSGILHCIEEQFRRFGYHVIVTAGNNSEESQRESVEFLLGRRVDAMILHTQNLSDDYLIELESKGIPLVLVNRFIPELASSCIDIDNELGGRMATEYLLQRGHHSIACITGPLDKSDARGRLQGYRKALEAAGIEYDEALVSEAGFTEESGASAMRKLLNRGHTFSAVFACNDHMAFGAFEVMKEQRIRVPEDVSLVGFDDILFARYLTPALTTVNFPIEQMSLEAVQLTLQILNKNKRDVNFRLSPTLVIRESVNVSSTL; encoded by the coding sequence GTGGCAACGATTAAAGATGTATCGGAATACGCAGGGGTGTCTCAAGCAACCGTATCTCGGGTTGTGAATGGCTCTTGCCGCGTTAGCCACGATAAAAAGCTCCGCGTTGAAAAAGCGATTCAAGTGTTGGGCTATCGGCCGAACGCCATCGCTCAAGCCCTAGCTTCTAGCCGCACCGGCAGTATTGGCATCATCGTGCCCGAGCTGGGTGGGCCGTTTTACTCCGGTATTTTGCACTGCATTGAAGAACAGTTTCGCCGTTTTGGTTACCACGTGATTGTCACCGCCGGTAACAACAGTGAAGAGAGCCAACGGGAATCGGTGGAGTTTCTTCTTGGCAGGCGAGTGGACGCGATGATCCTCCACACGCAAAACCTGTCGGATGACTATTTAATTGAGTTGGAAAGCAAAGGCATTCCGCTGGTGCTGGTGAACCGTTTTATACCCGAGCTCGCCAGCAGCTGTATTGATATTGATAACGAGCTGGGGGGACGAATGGCAACGGAATATCTGTTGCAACGTGGTCACCACAGCATCGCCTGTATTACCGGACCTCTGGACAAATCTGACGCACGGGGGCGTTTACAAGGTTACCGCAAAGCTTTAGAAGCGGCGGGCATCGAGTATGACGAGGCGTTGGTGTCCGAGGCCGGTTTTACCGAAGAGAGTGGCGCAAGTGCCATGCGAAAATTACTCAATCGCGGACACACTTTTTCTGCGGTATTCGCGTGTAACGATCACATGGCGTTTGGGGCTTTCGAGGTAATGAAAGAGCAACGAATTCGAGTTCCCGAAGACGTTTCTCTGGTGGGGTTTGATGACATTTTGTTTGCGCGCTACTTAACTCCCGCGCTGACCACTGTCAACTTCCCCATTGAGCAAATGAGTCTGGAGGCAGTACAGCTCACTTTGCAAATACTGAATAAAAACAAACGTGACGTGAATTTTCGCCTATCGCCAACCTTGGTGATCCGAGAGTCCGTTAACGTGAGTTCGACCCTATAA